The genomic stretch CCGCCGCGACGTGCACGTGTTCCATCTTCATCGCCTCCAGCGTCAGCACCGGCTGTCCGGCCGCGACGCTGTCGCCGGATTTCACCAGCACCGCGACGACGCGGCCGTTCAGCGCCGCGCGCAACTTGCCGTCGCCGCCGGCCGCCGCCGCGATCGCCGGCGCCGCACGGGTCAAATCGCGCACCGCATAAGTGATGCCGAGGCGTTGGATGAACAGACGATCGCCATCGCGGTGAAACACCGCGGATTCAGTCAAGCCATCGGCACGAAACCGGATCTGGTCGGCCGTCAGTTGCTCGATCTCGAACCTCGCCGCCTTGCCATCGGCGGTGGCCACATAGCCGCCATCGCGTTCGCGAAACACCTCGCAAGATTCGGCGCGGCCGTCGATGTCGAACTTCAACAGCGTCGGAAAGATCGCCGCCAGCGAGCGCCCCTTGCGCCACGGCCTGGCGTGGCGATCAGTGACATGCAGCAACAGGGCCGCCAGCGCGGCCGCCGGCACCGCATCGTCCGGCGGTGCCGCGACGAGGTCGTCGCGATGCTGGGCGATGAAGCCGGTGGTCGCCGCGCCGGCCGCGAACGCCGGATGGCGCAGGCAGGCGGCGAGAAGACCGCGATTGGTGGTGACGCCGAAGGCGATGGTGGCGTCGAGGCCGTGGATCAGCTTGCGCCGCGCCTCGTCGCGGCTGGCGCCATGGACGATGATCTTGGCGATCATCGAATCGTAAAACGGCGAAATCTCGCTGCCCGAACGCAGCGCGTGCTCGACCCGCAGATGTTCGGGAGCCCGCCACAGCGCCAGGGTGCCGGATTGCGGCATGAAATCGTGCCCGGCATCCTCCGAGCACAGCCGCACCTCGATGGCGTGGCCGGAAAACGTCACGTCTTCCTGTTGCAACGGCAGCGGTTGGCCGGCGGCGATGCGCAATTGCAACTCGACCAGATCGAGCCCGGTGATCGCCTCGGTGACCGGATGCTCGACCTGCAGCCTTGTGTTCATTTCCATGAAATAGAACGCGCCCTTGGCATCGAGCAGAAACTCGAGCGTGCCGGCGCCCTCATAGCCGATCGCCTTCACCGCCGCGACCGCGACGGCGCCCATCTGGTCGCGCAACGCCTGCGAGACCGCTGGCGACGGCGCCTCCTCGATCAGCTTCTGGTGCCGGCGCTGCACCGAGCAATCGCGCTCGCCAAGATGGATGGCGGCACCGTGGCGATCGCCGAACACCTGGATCTCGATATGGCGCGGTTCGACGATCGCGCGCTCCAGGATTACGGTCGGATCGCCGAACGCGCCCTGCGCCTCCGAGCGCGCGCCGCGCAGCGCGTCGGGAAACGCCGCGGCATCGCCGACCAGCCGCATGCCGCGGCCGCCGCCGCCAGCCACCGCCTTGATCATCACCGGAAAGCCGATCCTGCCGGCTTCGATCGCCATCGTGGCATCGCTCTGGTCGTCGCCCTGATAGCCGGGCACGCAGGGCACGCCGGCCTTCTGCATGATCGCCTTGGCGCCGGCCTTGTTGCCCATCGCGGCGATCGATTCCGCGCTTGGGCCGATGAACACCAGCCCGGCCTCGCGGCAGGCGGCCGCAAAGTCCGCGTTTTCGGCGAGGAAGCCATAACCGGGATGCACCGCGTCGGCGCCGCTCGATTTCGCCGCGGCGATGATCGCCTCGATCCGCAGATAGGATTGCGCCGGCAGCGCCTCGCCGATGCACACCGCCTCGTCGGCGTCGCGGACATGCGGCGCGTCGGCGTCGGCGCTGGAATGGACCGCGACCACGCCATAGCCGAGCCGGCGCGCGCTGCGCATGATCCGCAGCGCGATCTCGCCGCGATTGGCGATCAGGATTTTCGAGAACGGGGTCGGCTTCAACTCGGGCACGCTCATGGTCGCGCCACCGAAAACTGCATCCGCTGCGGCGTGCGCGCCTCGGATTCGCGGCAGATCGCCAGCACCTCGGCGAGCAGCGCACGGGTGTCGCGCGGGTCGATCACGCCGTCGTCGAGCATCCGCGCTGAGGTGGCGAACACGTCCATCTGGCCGTTGAACACCGCTGTGATCCCGGCCTTCATCTTGTCGAGCTTGTCCTGCTCGACCGGCACGCCGCGGCGGATCGCGGCGGCCTCAGTGACGATCGCCATGGTCTCGGCGGCCTGCTCGCCGCCCATCACTGCCGTCTTGGCATTCGGCCAGGAAAAGCAGAACCGCGGATGAAAGCCGCGCCCGCACATGCCGTAATTGCCGGCGCCGAACGAGGCGCCGCAATAGATCGTGATCTGCGGCACCGTGGCCGAGGTCACCGCCTGGATCATCTTCGACCCATGCTTGATCATGCCGGCTTCTTCGTAAGCGCGGCCCACCATGTAGCCGGTGGTGTTGTTGAGATAGAGGATCGGCGTGCGCGACTGGCAGCAGGCCTGGATGAAATGCGTCGCCTTGTTGGCCCCGGCCGGATCGAGCGGGCCATTATTGGTGATGATGCCGATAGCCTGGCCTGCGATCCTGGCGTGGCCGCACACCGTGGCCGGGCCGTAATTCGGGCTCATCTCGGTGAAATCCGAGTCATCGATGATGCGCGCGATCACCTGGCGCATATCGACCGGGCGCTTGTGATCCATCGGCACGATGCCGAGCAATTCTTCCGGATCGTGCCGCGGCGGATGATAGGAGGCCGGGTCCGGCCCACCGCCGGGCCGATCCCATTGCAGCCCCGCCATGATGTCGCGCGCAATCCGGATCGCGTCGCGGTCGTCCTCGGCCAGGTAATCGCCAAGCCCGGAAATCGAAGTGTGCATCTCGGCGCCGCCGAGTTCTTCCTCACTGGCAATCTCGCCGGTGGCGGCCTTCAGCAGCGGCGGGCCGGCAAGAAACGCCCGGGTGCGGCCGCGCACCATCACGATGTAGTCCGACAATCCCGTCTGGTAGGCACCCCCGGCGGTGGATGAGCCATGGGTCACCGTCACCACCGGCAGCCCGGCGGCCGACAGCAGCGCCAGATTCCGAAAGATGTTGCCGCCGCGGACGAAATCCTCGACCCGGTAGCGCAGCAGATTGGCGCCAGCGCTTTCCACCAGCTGCACGAAGGGCAGCCGGTTCTCCAGCGCCAGCTCCTGGATCCGCAGCGTCTTGTCCAGCCCATAGGGCTGCAACGCACCGGCGTCGATGCCGGAATCATTGGCGCTGATCATGCAACGCACGCCGGAGACGAAGCCGATGCCACCGATCACGCCGCCGCCGGGCACGCTGGCGTCCTCCTTCGGCGTGTCGAACATGTAGCCCGCCAGCGTCGACAATTCGATGAAGGGCGAGCCCGGATCGAGCACCAGCGCCACGCGCTCGCGCGGCAGCAATTGCCCGCGCTTATGAAAGCGCTCGCCGGATTTCGCCGAGGTCACGCGCGAGCGCGCTTCCAGCGCCCGCATCCGCTCGATCAACGCCAGCATGCCGGCGCGATTTGCCTTGAAGCTCTCGCTGCCCGGCGCCACGGTGGATTCAATGATGGCCATATGATTTCCTGGTGACGCGCATGGTCATCCCTTCCCCTTGCGGGGAGGGTCGGCCGAGCGACGACGATGCGCAGCATCGCCGGAAGTGGAGGCCGGGGTGAGGTGCCGCGGGCGCCGCGTAAGCGGCTCCCCCACCCGACCCGGCTTCGCTGCGCTTCGCCGGGCCACCCTCCCCACAAGGGGGAGGGATCAGAGTCCCGCGCGTCGACATCCTGTCGATCGTGAAAATCATGCCGAGCGGGCCTGATCCGACGCGAAGAAGTCGGCGAACTGATTGCGCAGTTCGACCTTGCGCAGCTTGCCGGTGGCGGTCATCGGCATTTCGGCGACAATACGGATCAGCTTCGGCACCTGGAAGCCGCCCAGATGCGCCTTGCAGTGCTCGAGAAGGCCGGCTTCGGTGGCCTCCGCGGCCGGCTTCAGCTTGACGAAAGCCGACACCGCCTCGCCCCATTGCGGATGCGGCAGGCCGACGACGGCGGCGTTCGCCACCGCCGGGTGGGCCAGCAGGGTCTCCTCGATCCGAACGGAGGCGACATTCTCGCCGCCGGATTTGATCATGTCCTTCTTGCGGTCGATGAACAGCACCTCGCCATGGGCGTCGATCAGCGCCAGGTCGCCGGTGTGGTGCCAGCCGAATTTGCGCGCCGCCTCGGTGGCGTCGGGGTCCTTGTAGTAGCCCATCATCACATTGGGGCCGCGATGCACCAGCTCGCCGATCTCGCCGGGCGGCAGCAGATGGCCGTCATCATCCATGATCGCCGTCTCGTTGACGATCATCGACTCGCCCCAGTAATTGCCGAAACGTTCGAGCTGGCGATCCGGCTGCGACATCGTGGTCGCCGGATACATCTCGGTCTGGCCGCTCGGCTGCATGAAGTTCGGGCACAATTCCTTGATGCATCGCTCCAGCAGCGGTCGCGGCATCGGCGCCATGGTGTAGACGCAGGCCCGCAGGCTCGACAGGTCGAACTCCTTGCGGCGCGGGTGGTCGAGGATCACCTGATACATCGCCGGCAGGCCGATGAAGATGCTGAGCCTGTCGCGCTCGATCGCCTGCATGCAGGCGACCGGATCGAAGCCGCGCAGGATCGACATCTTGCCGCCGACAGCCAGATAGCTCAGCAACAGCACATGCGCGGCGCAATGGAATAGCGGAAACTGCCCGGTGATGCCGTCATTGCGGTCGAGATGGATCTCGATGCAATTGCTCATCACCGCCATCACCACCGCGAGGTGACAATGCATCGCGCCCTTCGGCCGCGAGGTGGTGCCGGATGTGTAGATGATCATCGCCAGGTCGCGATCGTCGAAGGCGATCTCCGGCTCGCGATCGGACTGGCCCTCGATCAATTGGTAGAAGCTCTGCAGCCCGGCCGCCGCGGCGGTGCCGGTGAGATCGATCGCCACCATCGCGATGCCGCGCTGCTGCAAAGCGGCCCGGCGCTCGGTCTGGGCGTGCAGATTGTCGTCGATCAGCGCGAATTTGACCTCGGCGTGGTCGAGGATGTAGCTCATATCGTCGGGGCCGAGCATGGTGTTGATCGGCACCCAGACCAGGCCGGCGCGGTGAATCCCGAACAGCGCTTTGACGAATTCAACCGAGTTGTTGCAGATCGTCGAGATCTTGGCGCCAGGCTGCAGCCCGCGCGACACCAGATAATTGGCAAAGCGGTTGGCGTCGCGCTCCAGCTCGTCATAGCTGACACGGCGCTCGCCGTCGGTCAGCGCGACCCGCTCGGGAAAACGTCGCGCCGCCCTTTTCAACAAATCGCCGATCGCGACCCGGCCGATCCGGCCCGGTCCCGGCACGCCGCCGGTGGCTTGCAGATTGGTCATCCTGTTTCCCTCCGTGCTCGGTGCCAGCTCTTGCGGCTGGTTGATGTGTGCCACTTGCTCAGGTCATTCCGGGGCGCGCGCAGCGCCAGCTGCGCGCGAACTCGGAATCTAGCGT from Rhodopseudomonas sp. BAL398 encodes the following:
- a CDS encoding acetyl/propionyl/methylcrotonyl-CoA carboxylase subunit alpha, which codes for MSVPELKPTPFSKILIANRGEIALRIMRSARRLGYGVVAVHSSADADAPHVRDADEAVCIGEALPAQSYLRIEAIIAAAKSSGADAVHPGYGFLAENADFAAACREAGLVFIGPSAESIAAMGNKAGAKAIMQKAGVPCVPGYQGDDQSDATMAIEAGRIGFPVMIKAVAGGGGRGMRLVGDAAAFPDALRGARSEAQGAFGDPTVILERAIVEPRHIEIQVFGDRHGAAIHLGERDCSVQRRHQKLIEEAPSPAVSQALRDQMGAVAVAAVKAIGYEGAGTLEFLLDAKGAFYFMEMNTRLQVEHPVTEAITGLDLVELQLRIAAGQPLPLQQEDVTFSGHAIEVRLCSEDAGHDFMPQSGTLALWRAPEHLRVEHALRSGSEISPFYDSMIAKIIVHGASRDEARRKLIHGLDATIAFGVTTNRGLLAACLRHPAFAAGAATTGFIAQHRDDLVAAPPDDAVPAAALAALLLHVTDRHARPWRKGRSLAAIFPTLLKFDIDGRAESCEVFRERDGGYVATADGKAARFEIEQLTADQIRFRADGLTESAVFHRDGDRLFIQRLGITYAVRDLTRAAPAIAAAAGGDGKLRAALNGRVVAVLVKSGDSVAAGQPVLTLEAMKMEHVHVAAVSGIIAIDVAEGDQVTTGRIVAEIEAAT
- a CDS encoding AMP-binding protein, coding for MTNLQATGGVPGPGRIGRVAIGDLLKRAARRFPERVALTDGERRVSYDELERDANRFANYLVSRGLQPGAKISTICNNSVEFVKALFGIHRAGLVWVPINTMLGPDDMSYILDHAEVKFALIDDNLHAQTERRAALQQRGIAMVAIDLTGTAAAAGLQSFYQLIEGQSDREPEIAFDDRDLAMIIYTSGTTSRPKGAMHCHLAVVMAVMSNCIEIHLDRNDGITGQFPLFHCAAHVLLLSYLAVGGKMSILRGFDPVACMQAIERDRLSIFIGLPAMYQVILDHPRRKEFDLSSLRACVYTMAPMPRPLLERCIKELCPNFMQPSGQTEMYPATTMSQPDRQLERFGNYWGESMIVNETAIMDDDGHLLPPGEIGELVHRGPNVMMGYYKDPDATEAARKFGWHHTGDLALIDAHGEVLFIDRKKDMIKSGGENVASVRIEETLLAHPAVANAAVVGLPHPQWGEAVSAFVKLKPAAEATEAGLLEHCKAHLGGFQVPKLIRIVAEMPMTATGKLRKVELRNQFADFFASDQARSA
- a CDS encoding acyl-CoA carboxylase subunit beta, translated to MAIIESTVAPGSESFKANRAGMLALIERMRALEARSRVTSAKSGERFHKRGQLLPRERVALVLDPGSPFIELSTLAGYMFDTPKEDASVPGGGVIGGIGFVSGVRCMISANDSGIDAGALQPYGLDKTLRIQELALENRLPFVQLVESAGANLLRYRVEDFVRGGNIFRNLALLSAAGLPVVTVTHGSSTAGGAYQTGLSDYIVMVRGRTRAFLAGPPLLKAATGEIASEEELGGAEMHTSISGLGDYLAEDDRDAIRIARDIMAGLQWDRPGGGPDPASYHPPRHDPEELLGIVPMDHKRPVDMRQVIARIIDDSDFTEMSPNYGPATVCGHARIAGQAIGIITNNGPLDPAGANKATHFIQACCQSRTPILYLNNTTGYMVGRAYEEAGMIKHGSKMIQAVTSATVPQITIYCGASFGAGNYGMCGRGFHPRFCFSWPNAKTAVMGGEQAAETMAIVTEAAAIRRGVPVEQDKLDKMKAGITAVFNGQMDVFATSARMLDDGVIDPRDTRALLAEVLAICRESEARTPQRMQFSVARP